gcccttttcccccgattgctcagtttggccgggcggccagctctatgaagagtcttggtggttccaaacttcttccatttaaaaatgatggaggccagtgtgttcttgggaaccttcaatgctgcagaaatgttttggtacacttccccagatctgtgcctcgacaaaatctgtgcttcgagtctcatagcaaagggcctgaatacttatgtaaataaggtatctgttttacacatttgcaaaaagaaaaatacaaaaaaaaacttttagatttgtcattatggggtattgtgtgcagattgatgagggaaacatttattttatcaattttagaataatgctgtaacataacaaaatgtggaaaaagtcaaggggtctgaatactttacgaatgcactgtatatgatcatgtaaatgtaataaaggTATGACATTATTGTTCTTTTCAAATACAATGTCTCTTTGGGCTTAATTTGTACActacaaattgaccacaactactatAATTATGTTCCGCTGACCATCCGCTCCGACAATAATCGGccagcggctgaatctagttaccTACCCCTGACATACACCGTCTTTATCCAAGAAACAAACTGTTGTTTTTACAATGAGAAAGTCTACAAATGAGAGATGTGTAGCACACACACCTGCCTAGGTCGTCCGAGAAGTTGATACCCTCGCTCATCTTTCCCCCGACCACAGAGAACAGCAACGCTCCAGAGAGTGTACCCCCATCCACAGCACACCTCTGAGAGAGTCATTCAACAAGCTTTCCAATAAGCAATATGTTTTTCTGATGTTTAAATCTCAAAAAGGTGAGATGAGGTGTTTTGTAGTCATTTCAAGTGATGGTAGTTTGTTTTGTGTCTCACCTGGATTGTGCGTGAGAACTCATTGAGCACCTTTTCCACCTGGTTGGCTTTCTTTGGCTCCTGGAAGATctgagagaaacacacactgaATATATGGACTTTCAAGAGAGAAACATATATATTTGATAGCAAGATGGTATGTGTACCTTCTTCTTGCTAGAGAGGCGTGCCAGGACTCCGCTGGCCTCCCAGTGTTCCAGAATCCTTCTGGAGTAATCGTAGGAGGGGAAGAAACACACCACGCCTCCCGGCACCACGTTACACAGGTTAGACAGCACACGGCCAGTCTcctccatctacacacacaaacacatacacattacactCCCCTCCGCTCATTAGCATTAACATTGGCTTCTCAGAATGGCATAATGCCAttttaaaaggtgtgtgtgtaaccatgcGTGGTGTGTCTCTATTCTGGAAGGTGAACTCCAGCTCCTGACCAGACGGGCCACTGCACAGCACTATGGGTAGGATATTCTCTGGAGGAATCACATGACCtgccaaacacacatacacacagtcagtttgtCCAAACCAGGAGCTTCTCAGCTAGGACCAATTAGTATCTGTGTTCAATGAGAAATGACTTTATGGTTTATTATCACTATAACACTGACCTTTACCTTCTCTCTTATTCTAGCTTACTACCCCCAGTCCTCCCAGATCTATCCCAGGGTGCAGTATCTTAGGGTACTCACCACAGGAGAACTCTATGATGCGCTCCGCTCCAACACCAGCAGAGAACAACAGCTCCTGCTTAAAGTCAGACACCTAGACACAGACGCACAGAGTAGTCGTCTTGACTTTAATTTGCCTAGGTCATCACAGGGGATGAAGATAAGAATGAGTGCATGCGTGTGTTCTTACAGGCTGCATGGTTCCTCCAGCGATGATGACAGCTCTACAGTCCTTCAGCACCTGAGAAAAGTGGACCGCTGGGTTCAACAGGAGGAACTTCATACTACTCACCGCTACACtacctggagagaaagagaggtaataGAGAAACATTAGCATGTTGGGAGAAACTAGTTTCTGCTCAACAGagaagctggtgtgtgtgtgtgtacctagtgTGTGTAGCACCACACGTCCGTCAGTGTTGGTGTTGGTGAGAGCCATGAAGAAGCCCTCTACCTGCATCATAGGGGATGCTGCCAGCTCCCTGTCCTCTGCTGCTCCTTGCTGGCCTGGAGGTGACtctacaggagagagagcgagggggacagagagactgttAGGCAGTCCTTGCACCTTAAACATGGTGGCAGTCCGTTTTTCATACATCAGGTAGCTTGGTTCATCACAATACCGTCAACATTTTATAAGGTGAcattcctagtgtgtgtgtgtgtgtgcttacctgTGTCAGGCTGTTGGCTGCTCTGCAGTGTCTGTAGGTAGCGGTTCAGGCCTTCAGTCCGACGGTTCTCTTTGTTGgcagactgtgtctgtgtgtgtgaggtttgtgtgtgtgacgtcACACCTGTACCTGCAAACTTTTCTATGAAGCCACACAgctagagagagaacaaacaacattagaaaaacacacacacacacacacacacaccacacacacacacacacacacacacacacaacacttaccTTTCTGCTGATCATACTCTTCTCAAAGTATCGCTGTACCTTcatagagagacaaagaggaagagaaggaagcaaAGGAATTTGTCACCAATAACCATAAAATCCATCAATCCCTTCCCCAATTTCTGTGCCAATCGCAGTGTGTCGTGGTTGTGATCTAGTTGTGGTTACCTTGAAGAGGTTGATGTTGTCTATCTGAGCCTTGAACAGGAAATTGTTGATGGTCAGCAGTTCGGTTGCTGGGAGACAACGTGAGGGGAAGGTCACTAcatagtgtgtgttttgtgtgtgtgtgtgtgtgtgtgtgcgtgtgttttcttACCTGGCTGAGTAGTCTGGCTGTGTGGATTCTGCCCCACCATACCTAAAGACAATATAGATATAACATGGTTTTATATCTAATATGTTTTAAACTCCACTTAGCCTAACAGAAGGCGTTCAGAGTACTGATAGAGCTAttaccatatacagtgcattcggaaagtgttcagaccccttcccctttcccacattttgttacaatacagccttattctaaaatggattaaataaaacaatgtcctcatcaatctacacacaataccctataatgacaaagcgaaaacaggtttttagaaatgtttgcaaatgtattaaaaataaattattatttacatacagtaccagtcaaacgtttggacacacctactcattccatggtttttattcttactattttctacattgtaaaataacagtgaagacatcaaagctatgaaaaaacacatatggaatcctgtagtaaccaaaaaagtgttaaacaaatcaaaatatattttatatttgggattctttaaagtagccactcttgcacactcttggcattctctcaaccagcttcctgacacatctcaacatcaactgttcagaggagactgcttgaatcaggccttcatggtcgaattgctgcaacaacaaaaaacactactGAAagaaaccaataagaagaagagacttgcttgagctaagaaacatgagcaatggatattagaccagtggaaatctgtcctttggtctgatgagtccaaatttgagatttttggttgcaactgccatgtctttgtgagacgcagagtaggtgaatggatgatctctgcatgtgtggttccaaccgtgaggcatggaggaggaggtgtgatgatgctggtgacactgtcttatttatttagaatgcaaggcacacttaaccagcatggctaccacagcgttctgcagcgatacgccatcccatctggtttgcgctatcatttgtttttcaacaggacaatgacccaacacacctccaggctgtgtaagggctatttgaccaagaacgagtgtgacggagtgctgcatcagatgacctggcctccacactcactcaacctcaacccaattgagatggtttgggatgagttggaccgcagagtgaagtaaaagcagccaacaagtgctcagcatatgtcagaactccttcaagactgttggaaaagcattccaggtgaagctggttgagataatgccaagagtgtgcaaagctgtcatcaaggcaaagggtggctactttgaagaatatataatatattttgatttgttttacacttattttgttactacatgattccatgtgttatttcatagttttgctgtcttcactatgattttacaatgtagaaaatagtaaaaataaagaaaaacccttgaatgagtatgtgtgtccaaacttttgactggtactcatgtattcagaccctttgctatgagactcgaaattgagctcaggtacatccctgtttccattggtcatccttgagatgtatctacaacttaatttgagtccacctgtggtaaattcaattgatgggacatgatttggaaaggcatacacctgtcaatataaaaggtcacacaattgacagtgcatcttagagcaaaaaccaatccatgaggtcaaaggaattgtccgtagagctcagagaaaggatggtgtcgagccacagatctggaaaaggaataccaaaacatttctgcagcattgaaggtccccaagaacacagtgacctccatcattcttaaatggaagaagtttgaacctagagctggccgcccggccaaactgagctatcggggagaagggccatggtcagggaggtgactaagaacccgaagctcactctgacagagctccagagtccctctgtggagaacTCTGGAGaatgttccagaaggacaaccatctctgcagcactccaccaatcaggcctttatggtagagtggccagacggaagccactcctcagtaaaaggcacatgacagaccgcttagagtttgccaaaaggcacctaaatgactctcagaccatgggaaacaagattatctggtctgataaaaccaagattaaactctttggcctgaatgccaagcgtcacgtctggaggaaaccctgCACCATctctaaggtgaagcatggtggtggcagcatcatgctgtggggatgtttttcagcagcagggagtgggagactagtcaggatcaagggaaagatgaacagagtaaagtacagagagatccttgatgaaaacctgccccagagcgctcaggacctcagactggtgcaaaggttcactttccaacaggacaacgaacctaagcacacagcaaagacaacgcaggagtggttttggggcaagtctctgaatgtccttgagtggcccaggcagagcccagacttgaacccgatctaacatctctggagagacctgaaaatagctgtgcagtgatgctccccatccaacctgacagagtttgaaaggatctgcaaagaagaattggagaaactacacaatacaggtgtgccaagcttattgcatcaacaaagtactaagtaaaggtcctgaatacttatgtaaatgtgatacttcagttgtttttttaaaatacatttgcaaaacctatttttgctttgtcattatggtgttttgtgtatagattgatgagggggaaaaaatctatgtaatcaatttgagaataaggctgtaacgtaacaaaatgtggaaaaagtgaaggggtctgaataccttctgaatgcactgtatataggtaTCTTGTTCTGGCTCTTTTTCAcagggcacacatacacaaacttaCCTCCCAGCACACGCACCAGCCCCTCCACCACAAAAAGGATCTGTTTAATGTACATCAGGTTCTTGGCCTTCAGTCGActcctgttacacacacacacacacaatcagacaccgtgtgtgtgtgtgtgtgtgtgtgtgtgtgtgtgtgtgtgtgtgtgtgtgtgtgtgtgtgtgtgtgtgtgtgtgtgtgtgtgtgtgtttacctgtagcGTTCAGAGTACTGTGCAAGCTGGGAGTGTGCACGGCATAGCTGGACACAGTATAAAACTTCATTAAACATTATAGACAGCAACAAATGTTATTCTACCACAGACACATCGACAAACTacagttcttgtgtgtgtgtgtgtgtacctgtgctcCAGTTAGTTCTGAGCTGTGTATACAGGAGAGAACGTCACTGAGGTTGTGAGCCTCATCTATGATCAGCACCTaaaccaatcaaatcaaacagGTAAAACAGCTCAATACATTGTACAATAGGTAGAGATAGCACAAGGGCAAAATACACGGTGGACTTTAGAAAGCTAAAATATTCATGTTCAAAGGTGTGTGTTTTAAGCATGGTTAACCTGTCCTTTGAGCTGCACCCCCGATGCTCTCCTGGTCCCCTCATGAAGTACTGTCTGATAGGGCAGCACCAccagctatacacacacatacgtcaAAGACCAGGGTCTCACAATGTAATACCATAATCATTTgagggaaaatgtgtgtgtgatggcgtGTACCTGTGCGGGGGGTATAGCGAGGCGTGTAGCATAGTAGGGACAGGAGCGTGTTTCTCTGGCCAGGCTGAGCAGCTGTTCTATGTCTCGTACCGCCCCCAAGACTGCATCCCTCAGTGTCTGCAGCCCCTGAGCCCCTACGTACGGACACACCGCCTTAGACACACTCCTCTTCCTCTTACCACCCTCCACTTCCTTCGGACGCTggtctgagagagagcgagagagaatacaggagagaaagagaggacatctTTGAGAAAAGAGAGCAATGCGACAGGCCTACAGTTCTTTAAAAAGGATAGATTCCtcctaaaataaatgtatatgacTTTCCTTAACTGTAGTTGATTCACCAAGACAGTTTTTAATATGAATTCACTTACTGAGATACCGAATAACCATATTTTGTTGAGTCAGCATTGCCATAAGGCCCCATTCATTCTGGGAGCATATGTTCTCACCGTGTTTGTTCTTCTGCATTTCCATACAGCGGTCGTTGATACGTTGGACGCTTCCCAGCCGACGCACCTCCTCATTTACACACATATTCTACACAGACACAGCTCATTAATACACAGGATCTACAGGAATGGAAAGAATGTGTAAAgaccggtgtgtgtgtatgtgtacctgtCGGGACCCCAGTGGGACCAGGCTGATGTCCTGGCTGAAGGGACTCTTCTGTACCTCATGGACAAACTGAGCCAGCTGGGAGTGTGTACGGCTGCAGTAGTAGATCTGATGAAACACACGCGCGAACACACTATGTGTGTTGACCGAGGACAAAATTCTACATAAGAGAAATAACCTAAGAATCCCAAATATACCTTGGTGACGTGCTCCTCCACCaagtcatcttcatcatcatcatcatcaccaccaccacagaacctgtCGAGTTGAGACAGGGGTGTCATTATGTTGTCAAATTGAAACACTCTTTACTATTTTATTAAGCTACACTCAATTGTGGCCTAGTAATTGGGTTGTCCTTACTTGTTCTTGGTCTTTGATTCGTCATCGCTCTCATACTCAGCCACAATAAGCTCCTCCTCAGGGTTGTTTAGCTCCTCCTCCTGGGGGTCCTTACTGAGCTGCAGCAGCTTCACTGCCTCATCATCCTCACAGctctacatatacacacacgcacaacattTAAGCTGTTACTGTATACAGCTATAGTCTACTGAGTATTAGAATGTTATGCTCTACCTTTCTCTTCAGAGCGTATTTCAGCTGAGAGTTGTTTCTGATCATTTCCAGGTGTTCCACCCTCTTCTTCCTCCGCAGCTCTtcatcctgacacacacacacaaagatacagaAACACAGAGTGATGCTAACATTCTGTAAACACATAAGTCACATCAAACTACCTCAAagacaccccacccccccaacctccacacaccacatacactacCTTCAATTTAGACACAAAGTCCCGTTCTGCCTTCTTCTGCACAAAGTCAGTGATCCAGTCAGGCTCAGCAGAGGAGGATGGCGGGGTGGAGGATGTTGTggtagagagggatgaggagatggagagagatgtacCTCCATCCCCCTGCAGCAGTCTGtctgcctcctgtctcctcttctcctcatggTCCCTCAGCCAGCTCAGAGCTCCACAGATCAGACTCAGAGACTTGCCCTGGAACAACAATATAttaatacacagacagacagatagacacacacattattacacagatgtgaacacacacacaccgttccaGTAGGGCTCTCAAAGATGCCGACTTTGCCGTGCTCCAGTGCCCCATACAGGGCCTGCATGAACTGCTCCTGGATGGGGTATGGCTGGTAGGGGAAGGGGAAGTGGGGGGCACCAGCCTTTTCCATCACTGCTAATAATGCTCTTGCTGCCTGGGGGTTAGAACACTGACAAACTCAGTTGTAATTACCTGTACTATATAAACTCTTTAGAACGTGAAATGCACATTTAGAGCTAGCTAGGTACTTTTTTTCGTAGCAGAACTGTTATAAGCTGAgcaccgccacctgtcccggacctgctattttcaactcttgatgatcggctatgaaaagccaactgaaaattattcatgattattatttgaccatgcttgtcacttatgaacattttgaacatcttggcatagttctgttataatctccacccagcacagccagaagaggactggccacccctcatagcctggttcctctctaggtttcttcctaggttttggcctttctagggagtttttcctagccaccgtgcttctacacctgcattgcttgctgtttggggttttaggctgggtgtctgtacagcacttcgagatattagctgatgtacgaagggctatataaaataaacttgatttgatcatTATCATATCAAGGAGTTGAGAATTCTCAGTTAAACTAACGTTACCGGACTTTCTCAATGCCATAAACCCTGCTACCTATGGGTTTTAGATCAATGGTTTTTAGATCATTGTCTaacatcctccatcctcctctgctGGGCCTGACTGGATCACTGAATTTGTGCAGAAGGCAGAACGGGACGTTGTGTCTAAACTGAAGGTAGTGGTGTCTAACAGACATTTTACATTGTAACGTTATGTCTGGGACTGTCAGCCTTGGCAAATAATGATTATGCTATAGCTACATTGCATGGAGCATGCATCAGCTAGCTACTTCCTAGTCTGGTCAGTTGTCGATTATGTTAGTTCGAAACGATCGTGAGACTTAACCGTTGAATAGTTAAAACAAGAAATACAAATACTCACCGGTATGGtttgattttagttcaatgactAGTTGGAGGCTGGCTGGAGCTAGCAAATATGTTTTGACCGAGTTCGTGCATCTTCCACAAGCGCGCCAAGTGTTTCAGAAACTGACCAATGACAAGCCGGTGAAATGTAACGTCAAGAGGGGCGTGCCCGGGCGGCGTGGCGAGAGAGCACTGAACTGAGTGTCTGggtttttattttaaagaatttgaCCATATGAAAGATGGACGTAAAAAAACAATGCTCTTTCtccccccacaaaaaaacatattcatCAATGTGTTTACTACTCAAGAAAGAAATGTGTGAgataatgtacagtatttgtttaGATGGCGATGAGTCACTTCACGACCGTCCTTTCCAAAGCCCGCCACCCCCCCTTGCAGCGTATCGAAAGTTCTCGGCCCTTCTTCCAGACGCTAGCAGCCTAGACAACTGTCAGATGCTAGACAGAGAAACAAGCAAGCAACACAGCAAAGTGGACCTCTgga
This portion of the Salvelinus sp. IW2-2015 linkage group LG4q.1:29, ASM291031v2, whole genome shotgun sequence genome encodes:
- the ddx11 gene encoding ATP-dependent DNA helicase DDX11 isoform X2, which produces MEKAGAPHFPFPYQPYPIQEQFMQALYGALEHGKVGIFESPTGTGKSLSLICGALSWLRDHEEKRRQEADRLLQGDGGTSLSISSSLSTTTSSTPPSSSAEPDWITDFVQKKAERDFVSKLKDEELRRKKRVEHLEMIRNNSQLKYALKRKSCEDDEAVKLLQLSKDPQEEELNNPEEELIVAEYESDDESKTKNKFCGGGDDDDDEDDLVEEHVTKIYYCSRTHSQLAQFVHEVQKSPFSQDISLVPLGSRQNMCVNEEVRRLGSVQRINDRCMEMQKNKHDQRPKEVEGGKRKRSVSKAVCPYVGAQGLQTLRDAVLGAVRDIEQLLSLARETRSCPYYATRLAIPPAQLVVLPYQTVLHEGTRRASGVQLKGQVLIIDEAHNLSDVLSCIHSSELTGAQLCRAHSQLAQYSERYRSRLKAKNLMYIKQILFVVEGLVRVLGGMVGQNPHSQTTQPATELLTINNFLFKAQIDNINLFKRYFEKSMISRKLCGFIEKFAGTGVTSHTQTSHTQTQSANKENRRTEGLNRYLQTLQSSQQPDTESPPGQQGAAEDRELAASPMMQVEGFFMALTNTNTDGRVVLHTLGSVAVSSMKFLLLNPAVHFSQVLKDCRAVIIAGGTMQPVSDFKQELLFSAGVGAERIIEFSCGHVIPPENILPIVLCSGPSGQELEFTFQNRDTPRMMEETGRVLSNLCNVVPGGVVCFFPSYDYSRRILEHWEASGVLARLSSKKKIFQEPKKANQVEKVLNEFSRTIQRCAVDGGTLSGALLFSVVGGKMSEGINFSDDLGRCIVMVGMPYPNIKSPELKEKMAYLDKNLPHSGGRSPGQALIENLCMKAVNQSIGRAIRHSEDYACIVLCDRRYSRPATLAKLPDWIRAHTHTHTSFGPAFAGLRRFFMEKKKQQQL
- the ddx11 gene encoding ATP-dependent DNA helicase DDX11 isoform X1; the encoded protein is MEKAGAPHFPFPYQPYPIQEQFMQALYGALEHGKVGIFESPTGTGKSLSLICGALSWLRDHEEKRRQEADRLLQGDGGTSLSISSSLSTTTSSTPPSSSAEPDWITDFVQKKAERDFVSKLKDEELRRKKRVEHLEMIRNNSQLKYALKRKSCEDDEAVKLLQLSKDPQEEELNNPEEELIVAEYESDDESKTKNKFCGGGDDDDDEDDLVEEHVTKIYYCSRTHSQLAQFVHEVQKSPFSQDISLVPLGSRQNMCVNEEVRRLGSVQRINDRCMEMQKNKHDQRPKEVEGGKRKRSVSKAVCPYVGAQGLQTLRDAVLGAVRDIEQLLSLARETRSCPYYATRLAIPPAQLVVLPYQTVLHEGTRRASGVQLKGQVLIIDEAHNLSDVLSCIHSSELTGAQLCRAHSQLAQYSERYRSRLKAKNLMYIKQILFVVEGLVRVLGGMVGQNPHSQTTQPATELLTINNFLFKAQIDNINLFKVQRYFEKSMISRKLCGFIEKFAGTGVTSHTQTSHTQTQSANKENRRTEGLNRYLQTLQSSQQPDTESPPGQQGAAEDRELAASPMMQVEGFFMALTNTNTDGRVVLHTLGSVAVSSMKFLLLNPAVHFSQVLKDCRAVIIAGGTMQPVSDFKQELLFSAGVGAERIIEFSCGHVIPPENILPIVLCSGPSGQELEFTFQNRDTPRMMEETGRVLSNLCNVVPGGVVCFFPSYDYSRRILEHWEASGVLARLSSKKKIFQEPKKANQVEKVLNEFSRTIQRCAVDGGTLSGALLFSVVGGKMSEGINFSDDLGRCIVMVGMPYPNIKSPELKEKMAYLDKNLPHSGGRSPGQALIENLCMKAVNQSIGRAIRHSEDYACIVLCDRRYSRPATLAKLPDWIRAHTHTHTSFGPAFAGLRRFFMEKKKQQQL